From the genome of Saccharomyces eubayanus strain FM1318 chromosome X, whole genome shotgun sequence, one region includes:
- a CDS encoding putative nitronate monooxygenase: MSKAFQKCLNLKYPIIQAPMAGVTTIDMAAKACRAGAMASLPLSHLDFRIAEDFEQFKSMISQYRDHVANESLEKNINLNFFCHDILNKPSKLQIDNWVKLYERSLNIPIDVDKINFKNGNISFKAFERDDALQDFFQYITDEFKPKVISFHFGYPSKATIKYLQRQGILVFVTATSTKEVHLLAKLDINGIVCQGYEAGGHRGNFLANDSKNDENLSTAQLVKRAVNELAVMRDKGFVYDIPLVIATGGIMDSKDISYMLSLQADGVQLGTAFLGCNESNASENFTKPFTPHSETRMVNIVSGKPARTILTPFIEHLLANFQGEELPPYGYMYNAFKQVKRTYPELANFFLAGEGFQSVQSGIATNQKITELGENIAKN; encoded by the coding sequence ATGAGCaaagcttttcaaaaatgcttaaatttgaaatatccTATTATTCAAGCCCCTATGGCAGGGGTGACAACTATTGACATGGCCGCCAAGGCTTGCCGTGCAGGCGCAATGGCTTCTCTACCTTTATCACATTTGGACTTTAGAATCGCAGAGGATTTCGAACAATTCAAGTCGATGATCTCACAATACAGAGACCATGTGGCAAACGAATCCCTGGAGAAGAATATTAacttgaatttcttttgtcaTGACATCCTTAATAAGCCATCCAAACTTCAAATAGATAACTGGGTCAAGTTATACGAGAGATCCTTGAACATACCTATTGATGTAGACAAAATCAATTTTAAGAACGGcaatatttctttcaaggCTTTTGAAAGGGACGATGCGCTGCAAgattttttccaatataTAACAGATGAATTTAAACCTAAAGTCATTAGCTTCCATTTTGGCTACCCATCGAAAGCTACAATCAAATATTTGCAAAGGCAGGGAATTTTGGTCTTTGTAACTGCGAcatcaacaaaagaagttCATCTCCTAGCAAAGCTAGATATTAACGGAATAGTGTGTCAAGGTTATGAAGCCGGAGGACATAGAGGCAATTTTTTGGCAAATGATTCTAAAAACGACGAAAACCTGTCCACGGCCCAGTTGGTGAAAAGAGCTGTTAATGAGCTTGCTGTAATGAGGGATAAGGGTTTCGTATACGATATCCCTCTCGTTATTGCGACGGGCGGAATAATGGATTCTAAGGACATATCATATATGCTATCCCTACAAGCTGACGGAGTTCAGCTGGGAACTGCATTTCTCGGCTGCAATGAATCCAATGCATCGgaaaattttacaaaaccaTTTACGCCACACTCAGAAACTAGGATGGTCAACATTGTTTCCGGAAAGCCTGCGAGAACAATTTTGACTCCATTTATCGAGCATCTTTTGGCTAATTTCCAAGGCGAAGAGCTTCCTCCTTATGGATATATGTATAATGCTTTTAAGCAGGTAAAAAGAACATATCCTGAATTggctaatttttttctggcTGGAGAAGGATTTCAAAGTGTTCAGTCAGGCATTGCAACCAACCAAAAAATCACAGAATTAGGCGAAAACATagcaaaaaattga